The following proteins are encoded in a genomic region of Neorickettsia risticii str. Illinois:
- a CDS encoding SDR family NAD(P)-dependent oxidoreductase, with product MERKAALVTGSARRLGAFISEILASYGYDLILHYNKSYGDVVLLKNRLEETYKIRTHVYQEDLILSDHVGRIMDESFATFPHLNLLVNNASFFVQDSVETSSQAIFDSYYRIHVLAPFILMQRFISHNPKAGKVINIVDALVKNRGSKKYFSYLFSKKCLYELTLMIENSIENCETRFHSVNPEIVIKDDGNFEKENLAKFKADIEDILRI from the coding sequence TTGGAAAGGAAAGCGGCTTTAGTAACAGGTTCAGCAAGAAGGTTGGGAGCGTTTATTTCTGAGATTCTTGCAAGTTATGGATATGATCTGATCTTACACTACAACAAGTCCTATGGTGATGTAGTTTTATTAAAAAACAGATTGGAGGAAACATATAAAATACGAACTCATGTATATCAGGAAGATCTAATTCTTTCAGATCATGTCGGAAGGATAATGGATGAATCATTTGCCACGTTTCCGCATCTTAATCTACTTGTAAATAACGCGTCGTTTTTCGTGCAAGACAGTGTAGAGACATCTAGTCAAGCTATCTTTGATAGCTATTACCGGATACATGTTCTTGCACCATTTATCCTGATGCAAAGATTCATTTCTCATAACCCTAAAGCTGGGAAAGTCATAAATATTGTTGATGCACTAGTGAAGAACCGCGGAAGCAAAAAATATTTTTCCTACTTGTTTTCGAAAAAGTGTCTATATGAACTTACACTTATGATTGAGAACTCAATTGAAAATTGTGAGACCAGATTCCACTCAGTGAATCCAGAGATCGTAATAAAGGATGATGGAAATTTTGAAAAAGAAAATCTAGCAAAATTTAAAGCTGACATTGAAGATATATTACGGATATAA